In Chelmon rostratus isolate fCheRos1 chromosome 21, fCheRos1.pri, whole genome shotgun sequence, the genomic window CTGAGGGAGGAAACAGCTTTCAATCTGCAGAGCAAGCAAAACAAACCGTGCCTAAAGCCTGGAGCCCACGGGGCAGCAAAGGGCATGGCACAGTCCGGAGTTTCCACCGGCCCCATGAAAGATGTGACAGCGACAGACTCGCACTTGTGACCTGACAGTGAAGGGGCTGTCTTGTGGAAAGCAGGAAAGTTTGAGTGAATGCAAAAAAACCGCTCAAATCTGTCATTaagctctctctgtgtgtgtgtgcacgacaCAACCAGTTTACTGACCACACCTTTGAatatttttcactgcttttgtGAATGTTTTAGAAATAAAGATGATTTGGACGAACACACTGTGCTGAGAACAgcatccctctctcccccagATTAATGTCTCAATAGCAGTGAGAATATTTATCCGATATTTATATCACAATAGATTGAATGCATGGAAAATGACGTGTAAAGCaatcaaaatgcaaatacaaTGAACCGCCAAACACCTGTCCGACATCTGGAAGGAAAAGTCAAGAGATTCACCCAGTGGATTTCACTGGATAGGTGCAAAACttaacctgctggtggcgccgCACGTAAAGTAAGAGGATCAACAAAGTCAGTGGGCTTCATCCTCTGCGGACCATGAATGTCTCCTCCCCGGAGCCGCACAGCATGAAGCATGATGTTTAAGGCTTGGTTAAagctcgtttttttttttatatatattaagacttttttccatttttctgacAACAGattcttcacatttgagagaaGATCTTTGCAGCCCGTAACCACATTTgagaaactgttttgttttaagataaaaagATATATAATTAATTCATAATGTGCATTACAAGCCGCCTCTTCCAAGAGCCATAACTTCAGCTGTGTAACTTAAATCAGGAGTGCACAGAGCGATGTAAAGCCAGATTTCCAGGCTGCAGCAGATAAGCTTGGCCCAGATCCTTGTAGCCTGGTGAGAGAGGCCCGGGAGGTTGGCCGCCTCCCTCTGCCATCATCTGGAAACCATCAGGATAAACAATGGACTACTCCAAATCCTCacccccctctttctcctttctctctcgctccttcGCTCTCCCCCACTTCCATACCCCCATGACACATTTATCCCGGAGAACACAGCAACACCAGGCCCATAGGATACCATGTGGTCAATTACTCGACACCAACAAACCCACAGCTCTCTCCCTTCGCTGGGTTTCATTTGTGTCAGACCCCCACAGCAGCAGGGAGAAGCCCAGCTGTTTCCAAAGCCAAACAGCACGTTAATGCCTGGCCCAAAATCCACGGCAATGGCTCTCCAAAGTTTTAAAGACTCCTGTGTCGGCGTCAGTGACACTTTTCATTATCTTGTGAAATCAATTATGTGCAGGAGGgtttgaaacaaacacttgGCCTAAAGAGAAAGTTCATGGAAGACGATTATGAAGGAATGCAAAGAGAGGTGACACGATCAGTTGAGCaatttctctgtttgttcatCTGTGATTATCATTATAAAGgaaacatctttgggtttttgagTGTTGGACGGACAAAATGAGCtatttgaagacgtcaccttggtCTTGTTGTTAACGCACATTCAAATATGATTAAAGTCGTACATCGGGAAGCACCAAAGGAGACAAATGTCCTGATCATATACTAACAATATACAAAAGAAATCAGTACTTTAGTAAATTCTGGATAATCCCTTGGATTATATGGCTGCTCACAATTATCATGACGTGTCAAGTGTCACTGAAAATATTCAGGAAATCCAACTCTTGGGAAGAAATCCGTCCTGGTTATAAATCAATACAGTTCTATCACAGACACCCTGGTGCTAATAATATCCCTTTCTTTAAATATTTGACTTATTGAAAGTATTAAGTGTTGCTTTGGCACTGTTGTTGGATTATTATGACAGTTAAGGCACAGTTGCGCTATATGAAGCTGTAATCCATCTGCAGCCTTTCTGCAAATCTTGCACATCTGAAGTAATGAACAGATTAACCGTCCTCCTCTCCAGAACAAATAtgattagattaaaaaaaatggaggcCAAAGGGCAAATGATTGGTTTTCGGTTTTCCTACGTGGCTCTCTGGATTTTCAGTCATACATCAAGCCCAGtgctcagagcagcagcctTTAACGATTTCCTCACATTCATACACATtatgtttctcatcatctctttCACATATAGTGCTGCTTTCAGAAGAAGACTATCTACCAACAGACACTCTGATCCATCCAGAGTGTGACTGAGCTCCAGCTCCGGCTGTGGTCAAGCTGACGACATGTACAGCTGTGAGCTGGCGTTGTGTTTCACAAAGGGTGAATGACAGGGGCAGGTGGGCTGGCGGACGAACAAGAAGAGCAACAGCGAAATATTCCCAACTTCAgttcaaaacacagcagagtgagTGGAGAGGGCTGCTGTGTGGAGGCTCAGTAACACAGTACCATCATGTTCACTGCGAGAGTGATTCTGaggaaaagacaagaacaaacagTTCTGCAGTCGCATTTTGAATTGTCATCTACCTTCATACCCCGAACTGCTCGACCACATGTAGACTACATAAGCAATGTGCATGAAGGATGTAAATCCTTTAGACTTTCTGTCAGTTATCCTCTTTCACAATACTTGAGCAACTTAAACAGCAGGGCTGATCCAAATCAGTTTGAGGCCATAAGCAAGAGAGAAATACCAAAAATGTGGTATAATGCCCGCAAACCTCAGAGTTTTGTACGCACCCCAGATCTGATAATAATTATTCTGctttttacaaccctgattccaacaagctggaacgctgtgtaaaacataaaaaagctgtgtttactgacaacagttttcttcctgagcccatgtagtaacatcctttatacaatcctgtgttcacaaagtgctgaacctcgctccatcctcgctttcctggatgctcctttcatacccaatcatgacactatcacctgttaccaatcaacctgtttacctgtggaatgatccaaacaggtgtttttggagcgttccacaactttcccagtctttagttgctcctgtcccaacttatttgaaacatgttgctgcatcaaattcagattgagcagatatttccaaaaatcaatgaagctgatgaggtgaaacattcaATACTGtaattgagtacatgtcaaaaacgatcagcaaatgatcacattgttttatttaggttttacacgacgtcccaacatttttggaactGGGGTTGTACAATCACAGAATTTATTATAGTACCCCCAAATACCAATAATTAATATTGTTCTTCCGCCAATTTGTTATATGTGATAATTTCCTAATTTAGTACAGTATCCTCAAATCCAGATTTTTATGTTTCACTCGAAAAATCCCAAAATTTGATGTAGCTCCCCATAATTTACTTATAATCCCCAGACTTTGTAATTTCATTTGAGGGAgagtaaaatgtattttacaacCAGCAAGGAGATAACACAATTCTATataaagtattttttgaaaactgaacacctacatttccatgacaactgagcaaactgctgatgaagatcatatAATACAGCTGAAAGCgccagaacagctactaaaggGTACcggtgagattgttttgtcaactgctgtttccaaaggTCTGAGAATGAACTTTGAACCCCAGGAATAACCTGGCAAGGTAAAAATAACGTAATTAAAGATGTGATACAAGCGCATTTGGAGTCGAAGACAGGGAAACTTATCTTTTCACACTCATTGTCCTCACATGTCATTCAAAGTGGAAAAACTGTAACCTACAATGACCAAATCCTCCAGGATGACTGAAGTGATCTCATCTTGAAAACATGCACTTATACAAAAACTGAGCTCCGCACCATTCTTTCCTATATATTCATGAGGTTTGAGCAGATGACAGCCACGGTTTACGGGGGGAGTCTATCTACCCCGCATTCCAGGGTTTCCTCTATCTCGCTCATCCTCCTCAGCAGATGATCTGGCCAAAAGCAACAGACAGCCTACTGAGGAAAGATAAGACGTTTAtcagcagagcaaacaaaaggaCCAAAGGAGCAGTAATCAGGCAGCTTTGCTTGAGATTCACCAGTTGCATGTTTCGGGTATGAGCTGTGTCGCTCCAACTGAGGTACGGCGGCAACACTGATATCATTGTCGGCATTTGTACCGACATATCAGCAGAAAGACGCTCTAAACTGTGAGATCAAACATCAGTGACACAACCATCTCCAGAGATTAAAATCCAAAAGCATTCATCCAAAATAGGCTACAATAATATACCTGTCTGTGAAAATGGCCCACCTGGTGAATCTAAATGCAACATCCACTCTCTTTtcgctctgtttttggtcttaaGCTGCCAAATGCTCCGCCttgttcaccagctggttgctAACATGAAACATGGGTGTAGTCACAGTCTTCCATTGTGGAGCTCAGTGCCACCAAACTCCTGGCAAATCCAAATAGAGGCAAAGAGACGTGACTCAAAGCAGCCACGCCCATAATTATACATAcctttaagccttaatataattcaaATGTCTTTGGTCTATTAAAATTTCTGTAGAGTTGTCGtgaacagggaaattagctatagagaggaaaactgtttttagaccttaaacatgtttatttctgctgttaagTTGGCCATTTTAacatgggggtctatggggattgactgTCTTTcagagccagcctcaagtggccattcgaggaactgcagttttttgacactgctaactgctaactcACTGCGCTAACTCACCAACTGTCTGCGGTTTGGCACTGAGCCGGTACTGTGCGGTGATTTTTTTTAGagccttttcactgaaaacagctgcctgctgatccaaacagctaaacaatgagctgaaacttaaTTTCAAATCTCCGTAAAGCCGAGTGGCGCTGCAGATTCAGGTTATTCactgtaggttcatcactacaagcaacatcgtcacaaaaaataaaaaataaaatacagattaTAGCCGCTTTAAAagaatatttgttcattttgggaaatacacttttACTTGCTGAGATCCATATGAAAAGATCAATACCacccttctgtctgtctcattgaatatgaagctgcagccaggagacgttagcaattagcttagcataaagactagagaAAGGATGAAGAAAAAATCTGCCTTCCAGCATCACTATTAATTTGCTGTATCTCACCTGCAAACGACTGCAGGAGGCGACTGCGCCTGGCCAAGAAATAATCCAGCACCAGTTGTGTTCACACTTTTTAGCCTGGATTCAACGGACGAGATCTAGTGTGTTAATTAgcagattttgttacttttggatggagtcaggctagctgtttccctctgtttccagcctGCATGCCAAGTTAAACTACTCGTCTCctgttgcttcatatttaactaATGTAAGAGTGGTATCAACCTTCTCATCTCATTCTCAGCATGAATATGAATGTCTTTatatcagaaaaatgtttagCTTTTCTGTTAAAGCAGTAGTTTTGACGTCATACTCGCCCTTTAGAAACTAAAAACAGCCCCAATTCAACAGTTTCTATCAATCATTAACAGTTACAAGTCATAAAAACTACTAAAACTACaagaatcaatcaatcaacttGCTTTAGCTCGTCTGTTTAATTTCATGGTAAACTTTTGAACTAATGATGTGCAACAAAGCAGAGTTAAGGGTATTGTATCACGGGATGAAATGCTGATGAGAGTTTAGAACTAAAAATATCTGTTTCAGCTTTCAGAAACCACAAATAAATCAAGGCATTTCCTCTGTCAGCCTTGCACCTATCAAACGTTCCCCTGTCCAAAGTAATTACTGTAACCAAGCAGACTTTTTCCCCTGCATTCAAACATGATTAAACTGTAACTGTAAAGACATACACCCACTTCCTGTGCTGCACTGTTTCCAGAAAAACACGCTCTGGATGCAGACATCTCTGCAGCCGCTCTCTGGCCCTTTAAACGAGCGTCCGACAGCCGGCgctctgcacagacagacagagacagagacgacTGCAGCCGGGCAGAGCTGAGCGAACAATGCAGCCTGACTTCCTGACCTTCGCTTCCACAGCCTCTCTGGAGAAACAATGCCCTCCTTATTTAGCCCAGGCTCTTCCCACCGTACACCCATTTACTGTCAGCATGCTGTCACTTGTGCTTTCTCTTTACAGTAACCAAGTCCAGCCACTTAATTGGCAAGGGGCCATTAAAATGTTGTGACCCCGTTAAAGAGTGAGGGGTGATAATTGTGCAACACGTTAGGTCATCTGGTTGAAAATGGAACCagtttttttagctttttttccaGCTGAATTAAGTTGgaatttaagtcatttttctgCAACTCGGCTTACAGTAAATGAACTAACAGTCTGTATTTTCAGTTGTCAGAGCTAAAAAATGCCTCAGATTCCAGCTaacaagaacaaaaagcagtttGTTCATTAGTTACAGCTTCAGAGGAACTCGGCTTCAACAGAAGAGGCCTTTTTGTCATGACAACGGCGCCGTAATCACTGCTTCGGATCGGGAATATTAGCAACACTTGATAAAATCTGACATCGTCTTTCTGAAGCCGAGTGAGCGCGGCAGAGAGCCAGCCAGCAATGGCTTCCagattttgcacattttaaggGGCGTGGCTGCGAAGAAGAGTCGTAAATATCTCTGAGTAATCCTTCGACGTCTCAACCTTCGAGTGAGGCCAGTAACACAACTCTCCACCATGCTGTCAACAGGATGTTGACCACTTACAGGCCGAACTCAGCATGGATAGCATAGCTAATACCTTTCAGTGTGGCTGCGTCCCAGATGCATGGCCTCCACCTTCACTGgtgctttttcattatttttcgTCACCTGCGGCTTCCACTGAGGTGCCATGTGTTTCTTTATCAAAGAAGCAGACTTTCAGAGTTGACATGGGCCCCATTGCGCCCAGAGAGAGGCCGTTAAAGGCCCCACACACCCACTTCCTGTGTGCTTCTTCTCTCATCTTACTGAGCCGTGACATTCTTTGATTCCTGTCCACGAGCCGGCTCACCAGTACAAACCAGTCAGCTGAGGAAACCAAAGAACCTCGCTGCTTCCAGTAAGATGTTTTTACCCTCTCTGATCCTCATTTGAAAGAAGCAATGCTGGTGTTACACCATTTCCTGCCTGGTCAGGCTCAAcctacacactcatacacactccaaaacatgtgtcagtgttttacacATTCttcttttgaatgtgtgtgtgcattgttcTCACGCAGTGTGTTCAAGCTCTGACTGCACACCAACTTAAACCTCATTAACATGCAAgtgaaaactgtaaataaacaattaaaaaatattcagtttctgcaTTCTTAATTGCACGTTGCATTGTGTATATATTGCTGTCTTGCACTGTATGTAGCAGTTGCCATGGTCACTAGCATAGCTGTTAGCTTGTGCACGATTGTatataaaacagtttttaacaaTCTcatcaaatgtcatttttactgAACTCATTAGTGATACATAATTGTATAATAAACATTGCTAATACCAAATGAACTTATGGCATTGCCTCTTTGATGCTTCATATCAAGTAATTACTTTCAGAGTGTGCACTACATGACTGTCTCAGTTTAGCTGCTGAACCAGAGCCAGGCCATTTTTTAACTAAAAACATGTACCAACAAATGATTTAGAGAAAAAGGCGGTGTATTTCTGAAACCATGGGACTGACAGTCACACCTACTTGGTTGAAATTATGCCGTGATATGCGGTGATGGACAGGTGGTTCACCCAATCACCAAGCATTTTCTGAAAGcgcctgcccttttccaaacaatTTCCATGGACGACTTCCCGGACGGTCCATCTGGGACCAGCACACCACGTTAGCCCAGGTGTGCACAGATGTGTCAAGCACTATAACAtcatctgctctgtgctggCGGTGATGGAGGCGACAAGCTGTCAGAGATGAGACGAGAGGACAGAGTCTTCCAAACGGGGAAGACGTTCTTAAGAATGGCCGGGAGAGATGTGCGCTGATGAGGATGAAGCAGCATGTTTTTCAATTAAAGGAATGATTGAGAAAATACGCTTATTGGCTTGCTTGTAGAGagatagatgagaagattgatgccgcTCTCATTTGCATCCATTaaacagccaggagacagttagcttagcatacaaTTCGTTGTTGTTGGGAAAGTCTTGTGCTTTGGAACaaagccaagctagctgtttccccctgtttcctgtcttcatgctaagctaagatgaaCAGGCTGCTGGCATGCAGATGTAATAGTGGCTCAATCTTTTCATTTAACTCTGGAAATTAAGTAATTTAAATGCTGTAGCCTGTTAATTGGTCTCTTGCACAGACAACTGCTTATGTTTTAGACGTTACCCTCCTATTCTGATGTTCGACACCCTAAAATATTATCTATAAGTGGCTGGTGAAATTGCTAGAAGATCTCTCAGTGTTAACATATGTGGAATTACCAGAGAATGTTTCAGCTTTCACACCAGGGAATCCTCTGTTTGCCTCACAAAAGGAAGTAATTACACTTTACTGACTCTTTTATATAATTGACCAGTAAAAGTTTACCAGCTTTTTGAACTTCtacttttgctgctttgcttCTTGGACACATCCTGTCCATCAGTCAtttgattatttccattatACCTAACAAATGTCAGGCATTTCCGCCTGAACATGATCAATGGGGAACCGCAGCTGCGCATAAAGCAGTGGTAATATTTCTTTCGTGTTTGGAGTGGAGGTCGTGCCTCGTTCCACGGAGAAACCTATCATCTTTCATTAAGGCCTACTCCGAGATCCAATCTGGCATCTGCTGCTCATTACCAACCTGCGGTGGTACATCGAACTCAAATATGTGCTGAGGAATCTATTTCACACTGAAGAGAGCATACAAACATAATATTCTAACTTGGAGTTTATACTTTTAATACCAGTAAATTGAAAAAAGGTGGTGAATACACCAACAACTGAGAGGACGCATGTGGATATGCATCAGATCTTAATGTTTTTGTCCTTGTCAGACAGCACTTTGTGTGTTCTTCTCATGTGCTCTTCGTCATAAATTTAtgcatttgattgacagctcaaAATGGCCCCTCGCACTGCGCAGCTGTTTTAAGTTTAGGCTGCTGCCTGTGAGGAGCTGCACCTGACTGATGTGCAGCACCGCCAGCCGGCTCACCTGAGGGCAGTCTTTGATGTAGTGTCCTTTGTTGAAGCAAAGGTGGCACAGGTAGTTGGGCGGCGGCCTTTTGCTGGGTTTGCGTGTCTCGGGGGACAGGGAGAGGTCTGAGAAATGGTCCGCCAGAGAGCTCAGGCCGTCCACGATATTGTTGAGGGACCCGTAGGGCGAGGAGCTCTTGTAGAAATTGTTGTTCAAGGCCTGTTGGAGAAAAGACCATGAGGATAAATCACTGGCAACAGAGCCATGCCGAAATACACAGTGAAGTAGAGCTGCAGCTAGCAATTACTTCATTACTGAATCCTATGACTGCTTATTTACGTAAATATTCTTAGATAGCATATTTTGTCTAACCAatagtccaaaaccaaaagatattccATTACAAAGCAGAATATTCTCACATTAAAGTAGCAAATGATTGGCAGTTTTTATTGATGAAGGAAATAATGGGTTTATCAATTGTTGGTATCATTTCAGCTCTCCACAAAAGTACCTCtcatgtcacaaaaacacagaagattATTGTAGTGGCTCTGCGATGAAAGAGCATTTCAGCCAGCACGCCAGTCCATCACCCTGATTGATTGGCCCGTCTGTCTCTGCGACAGTAGCccacattatttcatttctgcagaTGTGCTGCCTTTACTGCATCTACACTGTGGGAGCAATAGTGTCCATTTCCTCGTCCGGACAAAATGCCTTTGTCATGCATTCTTCTGACTCGTTCTATTGACGCGGCACAATCAGCATCATTGTGCCAGTGGAGGAGACGGGTGCTATGGCACCGCAGGGCAACCGTGAAGATGAGCAGCCTGCAGACGCTGGCTGTTTACTCTAAAGGCATCACAGAGGGCGAATTGTGATCGGATGCGTGTGCCCATTGCAGTGGGTGATGCTGTGCATGAGCCATCAAAACCACTGCATGTCTGTGGCATGtatgcagctgcagcatgtcattagaaatgtttcatttttgaaGTTAAAAAGtgattttagatatttttaatGTCAATATTTCAATCAAAGCTCACTCTTTTATGGCTTCTGTCCATTTTTCCTACTTTTCCTGAATGTGTCAGTATTCCATGGAGCAGTGGGGAGCCTCACTGAGTGAACTCTGCATACTCCTCTAACCGAGCAGAGGCCAGCCAGGGTGAActccaacatttttaaaaccttGTGAGAGCTCTTTCTCAACCGGCCGTTCCCCCTGCAGCTGCACGCTGACACCAGAACAGTCTGGACACACTCAGGCACTATACGAGGGTACAAAACACATATTCATATGCTACCCACTCACCACAGTGCGACCCAATGAAGGCATGCAGGTGAGGTTTACTACGGGCAACAAAAATAACCTGCAGTGCAACGTGTGAGTGCAACATTCATGCACGTCCGTGGAGTGAGCTTTCAAACAAAGAGCAAGGAAAAGATGGCTCAGTGGATGGAAGCGCCATGCAAAGTGTTAATCGCTACTATGGGCGCGTTATGGCAGCGTAACACGACATGAATTCTACCTCATTCCTCAGGTGGAAGAAGTTGTTGAGATAGTTGGAGCTCAGATCAGCTGCGCTGCGCTTGGAGATGTTCACATCCTGAGGAGAAATGTCCGACTCGGCTTTGAAGGCATCAAATGCGCCGCTCTGAGTGTCTTGCAGAGACATGTAGACCCAGTTGAGCAGCTGTGCAGGTTGGTACACGGGGGTACCAGCCTCTATAGCAGACATCATGTTGCCTTTGGAGGACTGCGCCTCTTGGAACAGCACCGTCAGAACCGCCGGATTTTCTGGACCACCCAGCTTCTTTCAGTCATCCCCCCGCTCCGGCTGGATGGGTGTGATCCTCGTGCTCACCTGGGGAGCCCTGAAGGACCCCGGTAACCGGACAGCAGTGGCGGGGGAGAGCGCAGTGGAAGCATGAAGCGCAGGAGCCAGAGTGCCAGTGGGAGGCTTGGAGCTGCGCTCCGGGCTGGACTCCGAGTTGCGTCACAGCGAATAGGAGGTCCGACATGAGCTCGCACCTTGATGCTCACCTTATCTATACAGATTCAGCTACAGCATTATGATCTAAAACTTGACGTTTTGATGGAAGGGAGAAAGTGAACATAGTggtatatttgttgtttttgttttgtttgttgtcaaaAACTGTTTTACAATATAATGTTTTTAGGGACAGTCATGCAGATATTTTGGTTGATTTCATTGCAGTGATACGATAAATTGATGTTTCCTTCATgacgctaccgcaggtccttcattccaacagctgtcagcttATAGCTCCAgcattgtataatgtagcactgtgctCACACACATCCTGTAAAACATCCTTCTACCTATACATGCTGTAACCTGTGCAATATTGCATccctttttccttaaatactatACTatgcatgtatatttttatttccactgtgacatatatatttactgtgcaatagagcaaatactgtacttaatgTATCTATAATCATGTGCaattttttgtttcaatccctgTGCAATTATTTTTGAATGTCTCAACGACTTTCGTTTTgcaacatattttctatagtctttcatataaaatgtacatatacatggtcaacttcttatttgtattttctattgTCTTAGCTATTAGCGATTTTTATTGAcgctgcctgtaacaccaaattcCCCCCCAGCTGGGGACTAATAAaattgatcttatcttatcttatcttattagaTGTAAGAGTCATATTCATTCAcacaacataaaataacaaaagataCACTAATAAAAGTTTTTGAAAGCTTTTTGAACCCCCCCCGATTCTTGAGGATGCcttcaattattttttatttttgtttttattaatttacatgtttttcatgGTAAAGTCCATGCACGTGTAACCGACATGCACATTTTGACTACAAGTAGACTGCTGCCATCTAGTGCTTTTTGTTGGTGCTGAAACATAATTCTTGAATTTAAGCAACAATTGCATTCTAATTATTTGGAAAGCCATAAATTGTGGTGGCCTGGAGGTTATTAAAATAAACCCTCTGAGCTCAGCTGTGGCTGAATCTACTGGCTGAATCTACTGGAATCTACTGGCTGCAAAAACTCATCTGTGGGGGAGAATTTGGGACATATCTATCAGTTGCCCTCCAAATGAAACCTTTCTAATACTTTGGTGCCGTTAATATCTATTGATATTTATTGTGATCTAATGATTTGTGCAGTTCAATAT contains:
- the LOC121624641 gene encoding zinc finger CCHC domain-containing protein 24-like, with protein sequence MMSAIEAGTPVYQPAQLLNWVYMSLQDTQSGAFDAFKAESDISPQDVNISKRSAADLSSNYLNNFFHLRNEALNNNFYKSSSPYGSLNNIVDGLSSLADHFSDLSLSPETRKPSKRPPPNYLCHLCFNKGHYIKDCPQARPKGEGLTPYQGKKRCFGEYKCPKCKRKWMSGNSWANMGQECIKCHINVYPHKQRPLEKPDGLDVSDQSKEHPQHLCEKCKVLGYYCRRVQ